In Trichoderma atroviride chromosome 2, complete sequence, one DNA window encodes the following:
- a CDS encoding uncharacterized protein (EggNog:ENOG41) translates to MPPLNVNFACALYDRMVPLSTGEVPTPGLNVNFVEVQHPRDIFDRMVANKEFDVSELSASEYITRHVAGDRSFVAIPVFASRVFRHSFICVNTNIVKKPEDLNGKRIGVQLYHMTAAVYIRGILQHEYGVDLSTIEWVQGKMETPGSHGQPSVLPLLKPVKITNNTDPNKSLSDMLESGEVAATIGADIPACLNKVPHVQRLFPNFKDVESDYYKRTGIFPIMHLVAFRREFYEANKFVASALFNALEDSKEIARKRMESLGALRYMLPWLGRDLDEIQETFGGDCWPYGLEENRKTLEAVVQFLYEQNMIERTVPIEELFAPVRRINFRIG, encoded by the coding sequence ATGCCCCCCCTCAACGTCAACTTCGCCTGCGCCCTCTACGACCGCATGGTGCCCCTCTCCACCGGCGAAGTGCCCACGCCCGGCCTCAACGTCAACTTCGTCGAGGTGCAGCACCCGCGCGACATCTTCGACCGCATGGTCGCCAACAAGGAATTCGACGTCTCCGAACTGTCCGCCTCCGAGTACATCACGCGCCACGTCGCCGGCGACCGCAGCTTCGTCGCCATCCCCGTCTTTGCGTCGCGCGTGTTCCGCCACTCCTTCATCTGCGTCAACACAAACATCGTCAAGAAGCCCGAGGACCTCAACGGCAAGCGCATTGGCGTGCAGCTGTACCACATGACGGCGGCGGTGTACATCCGCGGCATCCTGCAGCACGAGTACGGCGTGGACTTGTCGACGATTGAGTGGGTGCAGGGCAAGATGGAGACGCCGGGGTCGCATGGCCAGCCGTcggtgctgccgctgctgaagccGGTGAAGATCACGAACAACACGGATCCGAACAAGTCGCTTTCGGATATGTTGGAGTCTGGCGAAGTCGCTGCTACGATTGGCGCTGATATTCCTGCGTGCCTCAACAAGGTCCCGCATGTACAGAGATTGTTCCCCAACTTCAAGGACGTCGAGAGTGATTACTACAAGCGGACGGGCATCTTCCCCATCATGCACTTGGTTGCTTTTCGCCGCGAGTTCTACGAGGCAAACAAGTTTGTCGCCTCGGCGCTGTTCAACGCTCTCGAGGACAGCAAGGAGATTGCGCGCAAGCGGATGGAGTCGCTCGGCGCGCTCAGATACATGCTGCCTTGGCTGGGTCGGGACTTGGACGAGATTCAGGAGACTTTTGGGGGAGACTGCTGGCCGTATGGCTTGGAAGAGAACCGCAAGACGTTGGAGGCGGTGGTGCAGTTTTTGTATGAGCAGAACATGATTGAGCGGACGGTACCGATTGAGGAGCTGTTTGCTCCTGTGAGACGCATCAACTTTCGCATTGGATAA